One stretch of Planococcus sp. PAMC 21323 DNA includes these proteins:
- a CDS encoding NCS2 family permease, protein MKKYFQFEELGTNYRREFIGGLTTFLAMAYILVVNPLTLTLQSVPDLPDSMRMDYGAVFMATALAAAIGCLVMGILAKYPIALAPGMGLNAFFAYTVILTYGIPWQTALTGVLFSGLIFILLTLTGLRELIINAIPAELKYAVGAGIGLFITFIGLQNANIIVDNPATLVGLGDLSNSSALLAIFGLIITVIFMARGIQGGIFFGILIAAVVGMLFGVVNLPSAIIDLNVPSMAPTFGVALEPIFNDFGSLINIQFLVVVLTFLFVDFFDTAGTLVAVANQAGLMKDNKLPRASKALLADSIATVSGAIFGTSTTTSYIESTAGVAAGARSGFAAVVTGILFLLSIFFYPLLEVITSAVTAPALIIVGVLMVSALGKIDWTKFEVAVPAFLTMIAMPLGYSIATGIAIGFIFYPITMLVSGKGKQIHPIMYGLFVIFVLYFFFLV, encoded by the coding sequence ATGAAAAAGTATTTTCAGTTTGAAGAACTAGGAACCAATTATCGCCGCGAATTTATTGGTGGATTAACAACGTTTCTTGCGATGGCATATATTCTTGTCGTCAACCCGTTAACATTAACGCTACAATCAGTACCGGATCTTCCGGATTCCATGCGCATGGATTATGGCGCTGTCTTTATGGCTACAGCATTAGCAGCTGCAATCGGGTGTTTAGTGATGGGGATTCTCGCGAAGTATCCAATTGCTCTTGCTCCTGGTATGGGCTTAAACGCATTCTTCGCGTATACGGTCATTCTGACTTACGGAATTCCTTGGCAAACTGCATTAACAGGCGTTTTATTTTCAGGACTTATTTTTATTCTTCTTACTTTAACTGGTCTTCGTGAACTAATTATCAATGCCATTCCTGCTGAATTAAAATACGCAGTTGGAGCAGGGATTGGTCTATTCATTACGTTTATCGGATTGCAAAATGCGAATATTATTGTCGACAATCCAGCTACTTTAGTTGGATTGGGAGATCTTTCGAATAGCTCAGCGTTGTTGGCGATCTTTGGATTAATTATCACTGTAATCTTTATGGCCCGTGGTATCCAAGGAGGAATATTCTTTGGGATCTTAATCGCGGCAGTAGTCGGAATGCTTTTCGGTGTTGTGAACTTGCCAAGTGCAATTATTGACTTAAACGTTCCGAGTATGGCGCCAACTTTTGGTGTAGCACTTGAACCAATCTTCAATGATTTTGGATCATTGATAAATATTCAGTTTCTCGTTGTCGTTTTAACATTTTTATTTGTGGATTTCTTCGATACAGCTGGAACATTAGTAGCTGTTGCAAACCAAGCAGGATTGATGAAAGACAATAAACTACCAAGAGCAAGCAAAGCGTTGCTAGCCGATTCGATTGCGACAGTCAGCGGAGCGATCTTCGGAACGTCAACGACGACTTCGTATATTGAATCTACTGCAGGAGTTGCAGCGGGAGCGCGTTCAGGATTCGCAGCCGTAGTAACGGGAATACTATTTCTTCTATCTATATTCTTTTACCCGCTGCTTGAAGTCATTACAAGTGCAGTAACTGCTCCGGCATTGATTATCGTAGGTGTCTTAATGGTCTCGGCGTTAGGGAAAATAGACTGGACGAAATTTGAAGTCGCAGTTCCTGCATTCCTAACAATGATTGCTATGCCTCTCGGTTATAGTATCGCAACAGGAATTGCGATTGGATTTATCTTCTATCCAATCACGATGCTCGTATCAGGGAAAGGAAAACAGATTCATC